Proteins from one Erythrolamprus reginae isolate rEryReg1 chromosome 6, rEryReg1.hap1, whole genome shotgun sequence genomic window:
- the KCNJ8 gene encoding ATP-sensitive inward rectifier potassium channel 8 isoform X1 produces the protein MLARKSIIPEEYVLARIAAENLGKPRIRDRQRKARFIAKNGACNLAHKNIREQGRFLQDIFTTLVDLKWRHTLVIFTMSFLCSWLFFAMMWWLVAFAHGDMDKPCSNEDFTKWKPCITCVSSFISAFLFSIEVQVTIGFGGRMMTEECPIAISVLILQNIVGLIINAIMLGCIFMKTAQAHRRAETLIFSRNAVITVRNGHLCFMFRVGDLRKSMIISASVRIQVVRKTTTPEGEVIPIHQLDVPVDNPLENNNIFLVAPLIICHVIDKRSPLYDISANDLASQDLEIIVILEGVVETTGITTQARTSYISEEILWGHRFVPIVAEEEGAYAVDYSKFGNTSKVAAPRCSAKELDEKPSILIQTLQKSELSHQNSLRKRNSMRRNNSIRRNNSVRRNNSSFIVPKVQFITPEGNQNNMET, from the exons ATGTTGGCCAGGAAAAGCATCATCCCAGAAGAATATGTCCTTGCCCGCATCGCGGCTGAGAACCTGGGCAAGCCCCGCATTCGAGACCGCCAACGCAAAGCCCGCTTCATTGCCAAAAACGGCGCTTGCAACCTGGCCCACAAAAACATCCGCGAGCAGGGGCGGTTCCTGCAAGACATCTTCACCACCTTGGTGGACCTCAAATGGCGCCACACATTGGTGATCTTCACTATGTCCTTCCTCTGCAGCTGGTTGTTCTTCGCCATGATGTGGTGGCTGGTGGCTTTTGCCCATGGAGACATGGACAAGCCTTGCAGCAACGAAGACTTCACCAAGTGGAAACCATGCATCACTTGCGTCAG CTCCTTCATCTCTGCTTTCCTCTTCTCCATTGAGGTCCAGGTGACCATTGGTTTCGGCGGAAGGATGATGACCGAGGAATGTCCTATAGCCATCAGTGTTTTAATCCTCCAAAACATTGTGGGCTTGATCATCAATGCCATCATGTTGGGTTGTATCTTTATGAAAACCGCCCAGGCCCACCGGAGAGCAGAAACGTTGATCTTCAGCCGGAACGCGGTCATCACTGTCCGCAATGGCCACCTGTGTTTCATGTTCCGTGTTGGGGACCTGAGAAAAAGCATGATCATTAGTGCCTCGGTGCGAATCCAGGTTGTCAGGAAGACCACCACTCCAGAAGGAGAAGTCATCCCAATCCACCAGCTCGACGTTCCGGTAGACAATCCTCTTGAGAACAACAATATTTTCTTGGTGGCGCCGTTGATCATTTGTCATGTGATCGACAAGCGGAGTCCTCTTTATGACATCTCCGCCAATGACCTGGCCAGCCAAGACCTAGAAATCATTGTCATACTTGAAGGCGTGGTGGAAACCACTGGAATCACCACCCAAGCCAGAACATCGTACATATCTGAAGAGATCCTCTGGGGCCACCGCTTTGTGCCCATCGTCGCAGAAGAAGAAGGGGCTTATGCTGTCGACTACTCCAAATTTGGCAACACCAGCAAAGTTGCGGCACCCCGCTGCAGTGCCAAGGAGCTGGATGAAAAGCCGTCCATTCTCATCCAGACCCTCCAGAAAAGTGAGCTGTCCCACCAAAACTCTTTGAGGAAACGCAACTCCATGAGAAGGAATAACTCCATTCGAAGGAATAATTCCGTCCGGAGGAACAACTCTTCTTTCATTGTGCCTAAAGTCCAGTTCATCACACCTGAAGGCAACCAGAATAACATGGAAACATGA
- the KCNJ8 gene encoding ATP-sensitive inward rectifier potassium channel 8 isoform X2, with protein MLARKSIIPEEYVLARIAAENLGKPRIRDRQRKARFIAKNGACNLAHKNIREQGRFLQDIFTTLVDLKWRHTLVIFTMSFLCSWLFFAMMWWLVAFAHGDMDKPCSNEDFTKWKPCITCVSSFISAFLFSIEVQVTIGFGGRMMTEECPIAISVLILQNIVGLIINAIMLGCIFMKTAQAHRRAETLIFSRNAVITVRNGHLCFMFRVGDLRKSMIISASVRIQVVRKTTTPEGEVIPIHQLDVPVDNPLENNNIFLVAPLIICHVIDKRSPLYDISANDLASQDLEIIVILEGVVETTGITTQARTSYISEEILWGHRFVPIVAEEEGAYAVDYSKFGNTSKVAAPRCSAKELDEKPSILIQTLQKSLLLKWISSDTS; from the exons ATGTTGGCCAGGAAAAGCATCATCCCAGAAGAATATGTCCTTGCCCGCATCGCGGCTGAGAACCTGGGCAAGCCCCGCATTCGAGACCGCCAACGCAAAGCCCGCTTCATTGCCAAAAACGGCGCTTGCAACCTGGCCCACAAAAACATCCGCGAGCAGGGGCGGTTCCTGCAAGACATCTTCACCACCTTGGTGGACCTCAAATGGCGCCACACATTGGTGATCTTCACTATGTCCTTCCTCTGCAGCTGGTTGTTCTTCGCCATGATGTGGTGGCTGGTGGCTTTTGCCCATGGAGACATGGACAAGCCTTGCAGCAACGAAGACTTCACCAAGTGGAAACCATGCATCACTTGCGTCAG CTCCTTCATCTCTGCTTTCCTCTTCTCCATTGAGGTCCAGGTGACCATTGGTTTCGGCGGAAGGATGATGACCGAGGAATGTCCTATAGCCATCAGTGTTTTAATCCTCCAAAACATTGTGGGCTTGATCATCAATGCCATCATGTTGGGTTGTATCTTTATGAAAACCGCCCAGGCCCACCGGAGAGCAGAAACGTTGATCTTCAGCCGGAACGCGGTCATCACTGTCCGCAATGGCCACCTGTGTTTCATGTTCCGTGTTGGGGACCTGAGAAAAAGCATGATCATTAGTGCCTCGGTGCGAATCCAGGTTGTCAGGAAGACCACCACTCCAGAAGGAGAAGTCATCCCAATCCACCAGCTCGACGTTCCGGTAGACAATCCTCTTGAGAACAACAATATTTTCTTGGTGGCGCCGTTGATCATTTGTCATGTGATCGACAAGCGGAGTCCTCTTTATGACATCTCCGCCAATGACCTGGCCAGCCAAGACCTAGAAATCATTGTCATACTTGAAGGCGTGGTGGAAACCACTGGAATCACCACCCAAGCCAGAACATCGTACATATCTGAAGAGATCCTCTGGGGCCACCGCTTTGTGCCCATCGTCGCAGAAGAAGAAGGGGCTTATGCTGTCGACTACTCCAAATTTGGCAACACCAGCAAAGTTGCGGCACCCCGCTGCAGTGCCAAGGAGCTGGATGAAAAGCCGTCCATTCTCATCCAGACCCTCCAGAAAA GTCTGCTATTAAAATGGATATCTTCAGATACTTCATGA